The following are encoded together in the Streptosporangiales bacterium genome:
- a CDS encoding chromate resistance protein ChrB: MVDGPRRWMVLICRMPAEPARHRMALWRDLRRAGAIPLAQGVWALPDVPAGEPLLTRAHEHAAAAGGDLVVLAATGRDEQAAERLEEQYRMARAEEWAEFGADCAKFLAELDKEERIGKFTLAELDEEEHSLDRLRRWYRDLRARDILGTPAASDAEHQLKQCAARLDEYAEHVYAAQGTPASPTG; encoded by the coding sequence ATGGTCGACGGTCCGCGACGGTGGATGGTGCTCATCTGTCGGATGCCCGCCGAACCCGCCCGACACCGCATGGCGTTGTGGCGCGACCTACGCCGCGCCGGCGCGATCCCACTCGCCCAGGGAGTCTGGGCGCTCCCCGACGTCCCCGCCGGCGAGCCGTTGCTAACACGGGCCCACGAGCACGCCGCGGCCGCCGGTGGTGATCTGGTCGTGCTGGCGGCAACGGGCCGAGACGAGCAGGCCGCCGAACGCCTGGAGGAGCAGTACAGGATGGCGCGGGCCGAGGAGTGGGCCGAGTTCGGCGCCGACTGCGCCAAGTTCCTCGCCGAGTTGGACAAGGAAGAGCGCATCGGCAAGTTCACCCTCGCCGAACTCGACGAGGAAGAACACAGCCTCGACCGGCTCCGCCGCTGGTACCGAGACCTACGCGCCCGCGACATCCTCGGCACCCCCGCCGCCAGCGACGCCGAGCACCAGCTCAAGCAGTGCGCCGCCCGACTCGACGAGTACGCCGAACACGTCTACGCAGCCCAAGGCACCCCCGCCAGCCCGACTGGTTAG
- a CDS encoding DUF190 domain-containing protein: MRHRGPALRVSIFINDTDHWHHKPLYHEIVHRAYEAGLAGATVIRGVEGYGAGRVVHTMRILSFADNLPLIVIIVDDPDRVRAFLPQLDEIITDGTVVIDEVEAIHYTDRPEVSGTA; encoded by the coding sequence ATGCGCCACCGCGGCCCGGCCCTGCGAGTCAGCATCTTCATCAACGACACCGACCACTGGCACCACAAACCCCTCTACCACGAGATCGTGCATCGCGCGTACGAGGCCGGCCTCGCCGGCGCGACCGTGATCCGCGGGGTGGAAGGCTACGGCGCCGGCCGGGTGGTCCACACCATGCGAATCCTCAGCTTCGCCGACAACCTGCCCCTGATCGTGATCATCGTCGACGACCCAGACCGCGTCCGCGCCTTCCTCCCCCAGCTCGACGAAATCATCACCGATGGCACCGTGGTCATCGACGAGGTCGAAGCGATCCACTACACCGACCGCCCCGAGGTCAGTGGAACGGCTTAA
- a CDS encoding DUF1989 domain-containing protein: protein MTVVTPAPRLRLPGLIPLEPGLETYLVRPGGVTAVALDGGDRLTVIDRAGRQPAELTVLGAGGADGAALGVTANTPACTLRALAAAEPGGGRDHIIGVLAAAEVDPTQTTATELFGEWSPAGASETFTAQEPVRVLVAAPARVMSVVEEAANPPSELMLEVRRARERPSHGAMVPEPLADPVLDMRIDAATVSSYEVKKGQYIQVIDVEGRQCSDFLAFHGHRLQEGVERGLDSTTTRYFMGNAYPQPGLFGKFYDQDTQPLIEIVRDTVGRHDTFGLACNAKYYEDFGYPGHVNCTDNFNAQLDRYRIAPRKGWPALNLFYNTAFDDANLLVFDEPWSRPGDYVLMRAMTDLVCASSACPDDIDPANAWVPTDIHVRVYDAERKFSMAISHRVTPESEATLTKETAFHTRIAERTGQLTEYRGYWLPTSFDNHGALEEYWACREHAAVMDLSPLRKFEVLGPDAEALLQACVTRNIRKLSHGQVVYSAMCNDTGGMIDDCTVFRLGDTNFRFVGGDEYDGVWLREQAERLGLDRVWVKHSTDQLHNLAVQGPSSRDLLTELVWTPPTQPDFTDLTWFRFAIGRLGDHNGIPLLVSRTGYSGELGYEIWVHPKDGPALWDAVWAAGESYGLRPLGLDALDMLRIESGLVFAGYDFDDQTDPFEAGIGFTVPLKTKDDDFVGRDALLSRKASPQRTLVGLELAGNEPAEHGDCVHVGRSQVGVVTSATRSPILRKNIALCRMAVQYADIGTEVEVGKLDGHRKRIPAEVVRFPFYDPEKARPRS, encoded by the coding sequence ATGACCGTAGTCACACCCGCACCGCGACTGCGACTGCCCGGACTCATCCCGCTGGAGCCGGGCCTGGAGACCTACCTGGTGCGTCCCGGCGGCGTGACGGCCGTTGCGTTGGACGGCGGCGACCGGTTGACCGTGATCGACCGCGCCGGCAGGCAGCCCGCCGAGCTGACAGTGCTCGGCGCCGGCGGTGCTGACGGTGCCGCGCTCGGCGTCACCGCCAACACTCCCGCGTGTACCCTGCGCGCGCTGGCCGCGGCGGAACCCGGCGGGGGACGCGACCACATCATCGGCGTGCTCGCGGCGGCCGAGGTGGACCCGACGCAGACGACCGCGACCGAGCTGTTCGGCGAGTGGTCGCCGGCGGGGGCCAGCGAGACGTTCACCGCGCAGGAACCGGTACGGGTGCTCGTCGCCGCACCGGCTCGGGTGATGAGTGTGGTCGAGGAGGCCGCCAACCCGCCGTCGGAGCTGATGCTCGAGGTGCGCAGGGCGCGGGAACGTCCCTCGCACGGGGCCATGGTGCCTGAGCCACTGGCCGACCCGGTGCTCGACATGCGCATCGACGCCGCGACGGTGAGCAGCTACGAGGTGAAGAAGGGCCAGTACATCCAGGTGATCGACGTGGAGGGCCGGCAGTGCTCGGACTTCCTCGCGTTCCACGGCCACCGGTTGCAGGAAGGCGTCGAGCGCGGTCTCGACTCGACCACGACCAGGTACTTCATGGGCAACGCGTACCCGCAGCCGGGCCTGTTCGGCAAGTTCTACGACCAGGACACCCAGCCGCTCATCGAGATCGTGCGCGACACCGTCGGCAGGCACGACACGTTCGGGCTCGCCTGCAACGCCAAGTACTACGAGGACTTCGGCTACCCGGGCCACGTCAACTGCACCGACAACTTCAACGCGCAGCTCGACCGTTACCGCATCGCGCCGCGTAAGGGCTGGCCGGCGCTGAACCTCTTCTACAACACTGCCTTCGACGACGCGAACCTGCTGGTCTTCGACGAGCCCTGGTCACGGCCTGGCGACTACGTGCTGATGCGCGCGATGACCGATCTGGTCTGCGCGTCGTCCGCCTGTCCCGACGACATCGACCCGGCGAACGCGTGGGTGCCCACCGACATCCACGTCCGGGTGTACGACGCGGAACGGAAGTTCTCCATGGCCATCTCGCATCGGGTCACCCCGGAGTCCGAGGCCACGTTGACCAAGGAGACCGCGTTCCACACGCGGATCGCCGAGCGCACCGGGCAGCTGACCGAGTACCGCGGCTACTGGCTGCCGACGAGCTTCGACAACCACGGTGCACTCGAGGAGTACTGGGCGTGCAGGGAGCATGCGGCGGTCATGGACCTGTCACCGCTGCGCAAGTTCGAGGTGCTCGGCCCGGACGCGGAGGCGTTGCTGCAGGCGTGCGTGACACGCAATATCCGTAAGCTCTCGCACGGTCAGGTCGTGTACTCCGCGATGTGCAACGACACCGGCGGGATGATCGACGACTGCACCGTGTTCCGGCTCGGCGACACCAACTTCAGGTTCGTCGGCGGTGACGAGTACGACGGCGTGTGGCTGCGGGAGCAGGCGGAACGGCTGGGGCTCGACCGGGTGTGGGTGAAGCACTCCACCGACCAGCTGCACAATCTCGCCGTCCAGGGGCCGTCGAGCAGGGACCTGCTGACGGAGCTGGTGTGGACGCCTCCCACGCAACCGGACTTCACCGACCTCACCTGGTTCAGGTTCGCGATCGGCAGGCTCGGTGACCACAACGGCATCCCGCTGCTCGTGTCGCGCACCGGGTACTCGGGAGAGCTCGGCTACGAGATCTGGGTGCACCCGAAGGACGGACCCGCGCTGTGGGACGCCGTCTGGGCGGCGGGGGAGTCGTACGGTCTCCGTCCGCTGGGCCTCGACGCGCTCGACATGCTGCGGATCGAGTCCGGTCTGGTGTTCGCCGGCTACGACTTCGACGACCAGACCGACCCGTTCGAGGCCGGCATCGGCTTCACGGTCCCGTTGAAGACGAAGGACGACGACTTCGTCGGCAGGGACGCGCTGCTGTCCCGCAAGGCGAGCCCGCAGCGCACCCTGGTGGGACTCGAGCTCGCCGGCAACGAGCCGGCGGAGCACGGCGACTGCGTGCACGTCGGCAGGTCGCAGGTCGGCGTGGTGACGAGCGCGACGCGTTCGCCGATCCTCCGCAAGAACATCGCGCTGTGCCGGATGGCCGTGCAGTACGCGGACATCGGCACCGAGGTCGAGGTCGGGAAGCTGGACGGTCATCGCAAGCGCATCCCCGCCGAGGTCGTCCGCTTCCCCTTCTACGACCCGGAGAAGGCCCGCCCCCGTTCCTGA
- a CDS encoding DUF1232 domain-containing protein: MFVQRVVVSVVVAAAVWVASWGLLVLLARRLPPGLLRDLAAFLPACVTAARRLRSRPEVPRRAKIALAVAVVWVLSPIDLIPEFLPVIGPLDDVVAVVLLLRYAARSIPRPVLLDAWPEDPRLLERLLDGRHGPRPDTV; this comes from the coding sequence GTGTTCGTTCAGCGTGTGGTGGTGTCGGTCGTCGTGGCCGCGGCGGTATGGGTCGCCAGCTGGGGGCTGCTGGTCCTGCTCGCTCGGCGTCTGCCGCCCGGGCTACTTCGTGACCTGGCCGCGTTCCTGCCCGCCTGCGTCACCGCCGCACGGCGACTGCGCAGCCGACCCGAGGTGCCACGGCGCGCGAAGATCGCACTCGCCGTCGCGGTGGTCTGGGTTCTCTCCCCGATCGACCTGATCCCGGAGTTCCTGCCGGTCATCGGGCCGCTCGACGACGTGGTCGCCGTCGTCTTGCTGCTGCGCTACGCCGCACGCAGCATCCCCCGACCGGTCCTACTCGACGCGTGGCCGGAGGACCCGCGGCTGCTCGAACGCCTCCTCGACGGCCGCCACGGCCCACGCCCCGACACGGTCTGA
- a CDS encoding SidA/IucD/PvdA family monooxygenase, whose amino-acid sequence MTSRVAVVGAGPSGLSALHAFEEARKKGADVPELVCFEKQSDWAGLWNYTWRTGLDEFGQPVHGSMYRYLWSNGPKECLEFADYTFDEHFGKPIPSFPPREVLHDYVTGRAKKDNLQKFIQFNTEVKWISYDEDEGTFDVLVESLTEGQTRTEQFDYVIVATGHFSTPNVPSYEGFEQFPGRIMHSHDFRDAREFEGRNLLVVGSSYSAEDVALQSKKYGAKSVTISYRSAPMGFPWPEGIAEVPLLVKLDGKTAHFTDGSTREVDAIVLCTGYLHNLSFIEESLRLRTSNVLYTPGLYKGVFWLDNPKLMYLSMQDQYYTFTLFDAEAWYSRDYVLGRIELPSRAEMADDIALWRDRQDKLSSAFEEIDFQADHMVDLLKDVDYPKFDVDLTRAHFKKWEHDKEESIIGYRDRGFSSPCTSSEAPVHHTPWWTEMDDSMARFLG is encoded by the coding sequence ATGACTTCACGTGTCGCTGTCGTCGGCGCAGGACCCAGTGGACTCAGCGCGTTGCACGCGTTCGAGGAGGCGCGCAAGAAGGGCGCCGACGTGCCCGAGCTCGTCTGCTTCGAGAAGCAGAGCGACTGGGCCGGCCTCTGGAACTACACGTGGCGCACCGGACTGGACGAGTTCGGCCAGCCCGTGCACGGAAGCATGTACAGGTACCTGTGGTCCAACGGCCCGAAGGAGTGCCTGGAGTTCGCCGACTACACGTTCGACGAGCACTTCGGCAAGCCGATCCCCTCGTTCCCGCCACGCGAGGTGCTGCACGACTACGTCACGGGCCGGGCGAAGAAGGACAACCTGCAGAAGTTCATCCAGTTCAACACCGAGGTCAAGTGGATCAGCTACGACGAGGACGAGGGCACGTTCGACGTCCTCGTCGAGTCACTGACCGAGGGACAGACCCGCACCGAGCAGTTCGACTACGTCATCGTCGCCACCGGTCACTTCTCCACCCCGAACGTTCCCTCGTACGAGGGGTTCGAGCAGTTCCCCGGCCGGATCATGCACTCGCACGACTTCAGGGACGCGCGGGAGTTCGAGGGCAGGAACCTGCTCGTCGTCGGCAGCAGCTACTCGGCCGAGGACGTCGCGTTGCAGTCGAAGAAGTACGGCGCGAAGTCGGTGACCATCTCGTACCGCTCCGCTCCCATGGGCTTCCCCTGGCCCGAGGGCATCGCCGAGGTGCCGTTGCTGGTGAAGCTCGACGGCAAGACCGCGCACTTCACCGACGGCAGCACCCGTGAGGTCGACGCGATCGTGCTGTGCACGGGCTACCTGCACAACCTGTCGTTCATCGAGGAGAGCCTGCGGCTGCGTACCTCGAACGTGCTCTACACACCCGGCCTCTACAAGGGTGTCTTCTGGCTGGACAACCCGAAGCTGATGTACCTCAGCATGCAGGACCAGTACTACACGTTCACGCTCTTCGACGCCGAGGCCTGGTACTCACGCGACTACGTGCTCGGCAGGATCGAGCTGCCGTCCCGCGCGGAGATGGCCGACGACATCGCGCTGTGGCGTGACCGGCAGGACAAGCTCTCCAGCGCGTTCGAGGAGATCGACTTCCAGGCCGACCACATGGTCGACCTGCTGAAGGACGTCGACTACCCGAAGTTCGACGTCGATCTCACCCGTGCCCACTTCAAGAAGTGGGAGCACGACAAGGAGGAGAGCATCATCGGCTACCGCGACCGCGGCTTCTCCTCGCCGTGCACGTCGAGCGAGGCGCCCGTCCATCACACGCCCTGGTGGACCGAGATGGACGACTCCATGGCCCGCTTCCTTGGGTAG
- a CDS encoding glutamine synthetase gives MSSDLEQFVGRPGREDQIAEVRREIDEREVEYIYLQFVSVTGRIVGKGVPAKHWEKFAHDGFQLVYGATANLFTDRHGDYIGYGAEARELIGIPDVETFCVLPWDSKTARVFCTLFRGREEDVDGGAFLTSDCRGNLRRLHEDFERETGLHLRVGTEPEMMWLKLNPDGTPSVEGKTKPYCYHIDQFAELQPLIHKVNEYATAMGLDMIQGDHEDAPGQLELNWQFDRAELTADRLTTYRQICRQVGRELGAFPCFMPKPFMGVSANGCHHNISLWTGDENAFLPDGDNPRMPSKVGLASIGGVLEHLDALTCLTAPTVNSYRRLWDTGFWAPLYADWGFQNRTTALRVSAPGRFEYRSVDSAVNPYLSMAGLLKAMEDGIARNVDPGQPEERNIYDAMAEGKQVRKIPMTLGDALDALRADEVVKSALPGDMYRVFEHYKRDEWERFCAQVTEWDVAEYLDILP, from the coding sequence ATGAGTTCCGATCTCGAACAGTTCGTCGGCCGACCAGGCCGCGAGGACCAGATCGCCGAGGTACGTCGCGAGATCGACGAACGCGAGGTCGAGTACATCTACCTCCAGTTCGTCTCGGTCACCGGCAGGATCGTCGGCAAGGGGGTGCCCGCCAAACACTGGGAGAAGTTCGCCCACGACGGCTTCCAGCTCGTCTACGGCGCGACGGCGAACCTCTTCACCGACCGGCACGGGGACTACATCGGCTACGGCGCGGAGGCGCGTGAGCTGATCGGCATCCCCGACGTCGAGACGTTCTGCGTCCTGCCCTGGGACAGCAAGACCGCGCGGGTGTTCTGCACGCTGTTCCGCGGTCGTGAGGAGGACGTCGACGGCGGCGCGTTCCTGACGTCCGACTGCCGGGGCAACCTGCGACGCCTGCACGAGGACTTCGAACGCGAGACCGGACTGCACCTGCGGGTCGGCACCGAGCCGGAGATGATGTGGCTCAAGCTCAACCCCGACGGCACACCGTCCGTCGAGGGCAAGACGAAGCCCTACTGCTACCACATCGACCAGTTCGCCGAGCTGCAGCCGTTGATCCACAAGGTGAACGAGTACGCCACGGCGATGGGTCTCGACATGATCCAGGGCGACCACGAGGACGCGCCCGGGCAGCTCGAGCTGAACTGGCAGTTCGACCGCGCGGAACTCACCGCCGACCGGCTCACCACCTACCGGCAGATCTGCCGTCAGGTGGGACGCGAGCTCGGCGCGTTCCCCTGCTTCATGCCGAAGCCGTTCATGGGCGTCTCGGCGAACGGCTGCCACCACAACATCTCCCTCTGGACCGGCGACGAGAACGCGTTCCTGCCCGACGGCGACAACCCGCGGATGCCGAGCAAGGTCGGCCTCGCCTCGATCGGCGGCGTGCTCGAGCACCTCGACGCGCTCACCTGCCTCACCGCGCCGACGGTGAACTCGTACCGGAGGCTCTGGGACACCGGCTTCTGGGCGCCGTTGTACGCAGACTGGGGCTTCCAGAACCGCACGACGGCGCTGCGGGTCAGCGCTCCCGGCAGGTTCGAGTACCGCTCGGTCGACTCGGCGGTCAACCCGTACCTGTCGATGGCCGGCCTGCTGAAGGCGATGGAGGACGGCATCGCCCGCAACGTCGACCCGGGCCAGCCGGAGGAGCGCAACATCTACGACGCGATGGCCGAGGGCAAGCAGGTACGCAAGATCCCGATGACCCTCGGCGACGCGCTCGACGCCCTTCGAGCCGACGAGGTCGTCAAGAGCGCGCTGCCCGGTGACATGTATCGAGTCTTCGAGCACTACAAGCGCGACGAGTGGGAGCGCTTCTGCGCGCAGGTGACCGAGTGGGACGTCGCGGAGTACCTGGACATCCTGCCCTGA
- a CDS encoding aminotransferase: protein MAEALRVLYVQHQDDCPPGYVGERLAQRGARAEVVRAQDGSLPDPRDFDLVVPLGSDDAAYDESLPHLPDEWQLLSTAVEADVPVFGICFGAQLLARVLGGRVRRMERPEIGWLTVDTTAPELVEPGPWLVWHLDVIHDLPAGMEVARTSEGVQAFAYGPHAGTQFHPEATVESAQTWADRYTDSLARVGVDGDALMAETVARQAESRQRAYDLTDRVLDRALARRAR from the coding sequence ATGGCCGAGGCGCTCCGCGTCCTGTACGTCCAGCATCAGGACGACTGTCCGCCCGGCTATGTGGGGGAGCGGTTGGCGCAGCGCGGTGCGCGCGCCGAGGTCGTGCGCGCACAGGACGGTTCGTTGCCCGACCCGCGGGACTTCGACCTGGTCGTGCCGCTCGGTTCCGACGATGCCGCGTACGACGAGTCGTTGCCGCACCTGCCCGACGAGTGGCAGCTGCTCAGCACGGCTGTCGAGGCCGACGTACCCGTGTTCGGCATCTGCTTCGGCGCCCAGCTGCTCGCCCGCGTCCTCGGCGGTCGGGTGCGCAGGATGGAACGGCCGGAGATCGGCTGGCTCACCGTCGACACCACGGCGCCTGAGCTGGTCGAGCCGGGCCCGTGGCTCGTGTGGCACCTCGACGTCATCCACGACCTGCCCGCAGGCATGGAGGTGGCGCGCACGTCCGAGGGCGTTCAGGCGTTCGCGTACGGTCCGCACGCGGGCACGCAGTTCCACCCGGAGGCGACGGTGGAGAGCGCGCAGACCTGGGCCGACCGTTACACCGACTCGCTGGCGAGGGTCGGCGTCGACGGCGACGCGCTGATGGCGGAGACGGTCGCCAGGCAGGCGGAGTCGCGGCAGCGCGCGTACGACCTCACCGACCGGGTGCTGGACCGCGCCCTCGCGCGCCGTGCCCGCTAG
- a CDS encoding helix-turn-helix domain-containing protein: MTEDETTGDELVVAGGIGEALGAVIAERVRDFRQDRGWTVGRLADESGVSKSMLSKIENAQASPSLMTLVRLSEALTVPVTAFFRGLSEEQDMVFVKAGKGLDIHHKGSGPGHRYQMLGAMRAPHDSLEPMLVTLTDRSEVFPLYQHAGTELIFMISGKMEYSYGSSRYVLEPGDSMQFVGEVMHGPGELITLPIQFIAVKSVHPGG; this comes from the coding sequence ATGACTGAGGACGAGACGACGGGCGACGAGCTCGTCGTGGCCGGTGGTATCGGCGAGGCGCTCGGTGCCGTCATCGCGGAGCGCGTGCGCGACTTCCGCCAGGACAGGGGCTGGACGGTCGGCCGGCTCGCCGACGAGAGCGGCGTCTCCAAGAGCATGCTGTCGAAGATCGAGAACGCCCAGGCGTCGCCGAGCCTGATGACCCTGGTGCGCCTGTCCGAGGCGCTCACCGTGCCCGTGACGGCGTTCTTCCGCGGGTTGTCCGAAGAGCAGGACATGGTCTTCGTCAAGGCGGGCAAGGGCCTCGACATCCACCACAAGGGCTCGGGCCCGGGGCACAGGTACCAGATGCTCGGCGCGATGCGCGCGCCGCACGACAGCCTCGAGCCGATGCTGGTGACCTTGACCGACCGCTCGGAGGTCTTCCCGCTGTACCAGCACGCGGGCACCGAGCTGATCTTCATGATCTCGGGGAAGATGGAGTACAGCTACGGCAGCTCGCGGTATGTCCTCGAACCCGGTGACTCCATGCAGTTCGTCGGCGAGGTGATGCACGGGCCCGGCGAGCTGATCACGCTGCCGATCCAGTTCATCGCCGTGAAATCGGTGCATCCAGGAGGCTGA
- a CDS encoding cation:proton antiporter: MGSELFVAAVLAAVALVAAMISVKVGLSVAVIEIAAGVVVGNVVHLSTPQWLVFLASFGSVVLTFLAGAEVDPGELAQTWRASLLIGGLSFLIPFGAAMLTCRYGFGWTWQAAQIGGIALSTTSLAVVYAVLVETGLNATGIGKLIMSATFVTDMGTVIALSVLFVSPTWWLVPFAAVSVALVVVMPRLDEWFFTRYGNRVIEPEIKGAFAALLVLMWLGDQAHSHAVLPAFVLGLAVSRTLARHRATQQRFRVVAFALLTPFFFLRSGMNVSLPLVVVNLGLLAALLGVKLAMKSVTVYPLARHFARPHAGFTTLLMSTGLTFGTISATYGYSTGLINQAQFSVLVTVVVLSAVIPTAIAQRYFSPPRPATTSTPAHPGRDTADGPVPAPAQPRPDTDTYLERES, encoded by the coding sequence ATGGGATCGGAGTTGTTCGTTGCCGCGGTACTCGCGGCCGTCGCACTGGTCGCCGCGATGATCTCGGTCAAGGTCGGCCTGTCAGTCGCGGTGATCGAAATCGCCGCGGGCGTGGTGGTCGGCAACGTCGTGCACCTGTCGACGCCGCAATGGCTGGTGTTCCTGGCCAGCTTCGGCAGCGTGGTGTTGACGTTTCTGGCCGGTGCGGAAGTCGACCCCGGCGAGCTGGCGCAAACCTGGCGGGCGAGCCTGTTGATCGGTGGCCTGTCGTTCCTGATCCCCTTCGGCGCGGCGATGCTGACCTGCCGGTACGGCTTCGGCTGGACCTGGCAGGCCGCACAGATCGGTGGGATCGCACTGTCCACCACGTCGTTGGCCGTCGTGTACGCGGTTCTGGTGGAGACCGGGCTGAACGCCACCGGGATCGGCAAGCTGATCATGTCGGCCACGTTCGTCACCGACATGGGCACCGTGATCGCGCTGTCGGTGTTGTTCGTCTCCCCGACCTGGTGGCTGGTCCCGTTCGCCGCGGTCTCGGTGGCGCTGGTGGTCGTGATGCCGCGGCTCGACGAGTGGTTCTTCACCCGCTACGGCAACCGCGTCATCGAACCGGAGATCAAGGGCGCGTTCGCGGCCCTGCTGGTGTTGATGTGGCTCGGGGACCAGGCGCACAGCCATGCGGTTCTGCCGGCGTTCGTCCTCGGGCTCGCGGTGTCGCGCACCCTGGCCCGGCACCGCGCGACCCAACAACGGTTCCGGGTGGTCGCGTTCGCGCTGCTGACCCCGTTCTTCTTCCTCCGCTCCGGGATGAACGTGTCGCTGCCGCTGGTCGTGGTGAACCTCGGCCTGCTCGCCGCGCTGCTCGGGGTCAAGCTCGCGATGAAATCGGTGACCGTGTACCCGCTGGCCCGACATTTCGCCCGCCCGCACGCCGGCTTCACCACCTTGTTGATGAGCACCGGACTGACCTTCGGCACGATCTCCGCGACCTACGGGTACAGCACCGGCCTAATCAACCAAGCACAGTTCTCCGTCCTCGTCACCGTCGTGGTGCTCTCCGCGGTGATACCGACCGCGATCGCCCAGCGATACTTCTCACCACCAAGACCAGCCACTACCTCGACGCCAGCCCACCCCGGCCGCGACACCGCCGACGGACCCGTCCCTGCGCCGGCCCAGCCGCGACCCGACACCGACACCTATCTGGAACGAGAATCCTGA
- a CDS encoding glutamine amidotransferase yields MCGIAGIIHRGDSGAVGHEMASMLQAMRHRGPDSTGYALYGEKTDLLVMRFKLADPNDSGDFSYGDRLARSRREVESRLAKIGATIDRVDGANEYAYRATFRYEGELKPLADYVEDVPGAEILSIGYSLEIVKDLGDAATVAEQYRLDDFQGTHAIGHVRMATESDVDIAGAHPYWAYPFSDVAVVHNGQLTNYHGWRRRLERLGHRFQSECDSEIIAVYLAQRMADGLSLETAMKQSLDDLDGVFTYLVVTEDSLGMAKDEMAAKPLVLYETDDLVAMASEEGSIRAVVNREIDTYDPYEGEVMVWHR; encoded by the coding sequence ATGTGCGGGATCGCCGGCATCATCCATCGAGGCGACAGCGGAGCCGTCGGGCACGAGATGGCATCCATGCTGCAGGCCATGAGACACCGCGGCCCGGACTCCACGGGCTACGCGCTGTACGGCGAGAAGACCGACCTCCTCGTCATGCGGTTCAAGCTCGCCGACCCGAACGACTCCGGCGACTTCTCCTACGGGGACCGGCTCGCGCGCAGCAGGCGCGAGGTGGAGTCGCGGCTCGCCAAGATCGGCGCGACCATCGACAGGGTCGACGGCGCGAACGAGTACGCGTACCGGGCGACGTTCCGTTACGAGGGTGAGCTGAAGCCGCTCGCCGACTACGTCGAGGACGTGCCCGGCGCCGAGATCCTCTCCATCGGCTACTCGCTCGAGATCGTGAAGGACCTCGGCGACGCCGCGACGGTCGCCGAGCAGTACCGGCTGGACGACTTCCAGGGCACGCACGCGATCGGCCACGTCAGGATGGCGACCGAGTCCGACGTCGACATCGCGGGCGCGCACCCGTACTGGGCGTACCCGTTCTCCGACGTCGCGGTCGTGCACAACGGACAGCTGACGAACTACCACGGGTGGCGGCGCCGGCTGGAACGACTCGGGCACAGGTTCCAGTCCGAATGCGACTCGGAGATCATCGCCGTCTACCTCGCCCAGCGGATGGCCGACGGGCTGTCCCTGGAGACGGCGATGAAGCAGAGCCTCGACGACCTCGACGGCGTGTTCACGTACCTGGTGGTGACCGAGGACAGCCTCGGCATGGCCAAGGACGAGATGGCCGCCAAGCCGCTCGTCCTGTACGAGACCGACGACCTTGTCGCAATGGCGTCGGAGGAGGGCTCGATCCGTGCGGTGGTGAACCGGGAGATCGACACGTACGACCCCTACGAAGGGGAGGTGATGGTGTGGCACCGGTGA
- a CDS encoding TSUP family transporter, with the protein MVAELPTLFAAAATAFALAVLSAVAGFGGGVLLLPVFTALFGLRVAVPMLTLTQLFSNASRVWLNRGDLRWRLIGWFAVGAVPCAVAGGLLLAHAPLAPLKRLLGVFLIAVVIWRRLQRRPRRPADPVFAAVGAGSGLGSALLGSVGPLTAPFFLAAGLTRAAYIGTEAASALTMHVTKIAAYGSGDLLTRIVLVYGLALTPATLLGAWVGKKLVNRISDRVFVIAVEVGLLAAAALFLAGL; encoded by the coding sequence ATGGTCGCCGAGCTCCCCACCTTGTTCGCTGCCGCGGCGACCGCGTTCGCGCTTGCGGTGTTGTCCGCGGTCGCCGGGTTCGGCGGTGGGGTCCTGCTGCTCCCGGTGTTCACGGCGTTGTTCGGCCTGCGGGTCGCGGTGCCGATGCTGACGCTGACCCAGCTGTTCAGCAACGCTTCTCGGGTCTGGCTTAACCGCGGTGACCTCCGCTGGCGCCTGATCGGCTGGTTCGCGGTCGGTGCCGTGCCGTGCGCGGTTGCCGGCGGTCTCCTGCTCGCCCACGCCCCACTCGCGCCGCTGAAACGACTCCTCGGCGTTTTCCTCATCGCCGTGGTCATCTGGCGCCGCCTCCAGCGCCGACCACGCCGGCCCGCCGACCCGGTGTTCGCCGCGGTCGGCGCCGGCTCCGGCCTTGGCTCCGCGCTGCTCGGCTCGGTCGGCCCGCTGACGGCGCCGTTCTTCCTTGCCGCCGGCCTGACCCGCGCCGCCTACATCGGCACCGAAGCCGCCAGCGCCCTGACCATGCACGTCACCAAGATCGCCGCCTACGGCTCCGGCGACCTCCTCACTCGCATCGTCTTGGTCTACGGCCTCGCGCTCACCCCGGCGACCCTGCTCGGCGCCTGGGTCGGCAAGAAGCTGGTCAACCGGATCAGCGACCGCGTCTTTGTCATCGCCGTCGAGGTGGGCCTTCTCGCCGCCGCCGCCCTCTTCCTCGCCGGGCTCTAA